AGGCGGCGCTCCAGGCAGGCGTCGGCCTGGTCACCGACATGAAGAACGGCGTGCTGGCCCGGTTCCGGTCGCTGCCGATCCGGATGGGCTCGGTACTGGTCGCCCGCAGCCTGTCCGACCTGGTCCGCACGGGCGCGCAACTGGTGCTGATGCTGCTGTTCGCGGTGACCATCTTCGGCTTCTCCCCCGCCGGCGGTGTGCTGGGCGTGCTGGCCGCGCTGGGGTTGTCGCTGGCCGTGGGCTGGGGGCTGGGCTGGGTGTTCCTGGCCATCGCGACCTGGCTGCGCAACGCCGAGTTGATGCAGACCGTGGGCTTCCTGGCGATGTTCCCGCTGATGTTCGCGTCCAGCGCGTACGTGCCGGTGTCGGGCCTGCCCGGCTGGTTGCAGGCGGTGGCGAACGTCAACCCGCTGACCCACGCCGTGGACGCGGCCCGCGCGCTGGCCCTGGCGCACCCGGTGACCGGTGTGGTGGGTGCGCTGGTGACCAGCGCGGCGCTCGCGGTCGTCGGCTGGGCGTTCGCGGTGCGGGGCTTCCGCAAGCCGCTCTAGGAGATCGACCAGGTGACGTCCAGGGTGTCCAGGACGTCCACGGGGTCGAACGCCTGGGCCGGGGCGAGCACGCCGGGTTTGGCCGCACCCGCGGCCAGCCTGCGCGCCGCCTCGGCCAGTGCGGCGGCCGCGGTGCCGTAGGTGTCCTGCCCGGTGACGACACCCCGCAGCCGCTGGTCGCCGGTCACGTCCGCGACCAGCACGAAACCGCCGTCGGGGCCCGGGTTCTCGGGCAGGCTCTCCACGACCTCGGGCGTCACGGCGGCGAACAGCGCCACCACGTCCGCCTCCCCGACCGCCTCGACGTGCCCGGCGGTGACGTGCCGGGGGATGGTGGCGATCTCCGGCAGGGCGAACTTCGCGACCGGGGACGGCTCGTCGCCACCCGGGAAGAGCAGGGACGACGTCCGGACCGGGGCGTCGGTGAACCGGCCGCCGGTGTGCACGAGCCCGCCGGTGCGGAACAGGTCGAGGTTCGCCAGCCCGGTCCGACCACTCCCCCGGGACAGCGCTGTGGGG
This DNA window, taken from Saccharothrix variisporea, encodes the following:
- a CDS encoding ABC transporter permease, which produces MTTLTATRWRGTDFGTQVLVLTQRSLRTLVSDPRMIVFSVLQPLVMLTLFSQIFASIANTPGFPSGVAYIDFLMPAILVNTAMQAALQAGVGLVTDMKNGVLARFRSLPIRMGSVLVARSLSDLVRTGAQLVLMLLFAVTIFGFSPAGGVLGVLAALGLSLAVGWGLGWVFLAIATWLRNAELMQTVGFLAMFPLMFASSAYVPVSGLPGWLQAVANVNPLTHAVDAARALALAHPVTGVVGALVTSAALAVVGWAFAVRGFRKPL
- a CDS encoding saccharopine dehydrogenase NADP-binding domain-containing protein, whose protein sequence is MTIAVYGASGHTGKLVVDRLRGEDVLLLGRNAERLRGLGSFEVVGLDEPDRLVDVLRGCDVVVNCVAPFELHGEAVVRAAIAAGTHYADLAGEQSYIGRIFDRYDEAARDAGVTVVPMVNDGGFPVDLLVSVVAGRLERIDEIVLAHRFTGPTALSRGSGRTGLANLDLFRTGGLVHTGGRFTDAPVRTSSLLFPGGDEPSPVAKFALPEIATIPRHVTAGHVEAVGEADVVALFAAVTPEVVESLPENPGPDGGFVLVADVTGDQRLRGVVTGQDTYGTAAAALAEAARRLAAGAAKPGVLAPAQAFDPVDVLDTLDVTWSIS